GCCTCAAGCACGTCGCCGCCGACATCGAGTTCCTCGGCGAGCTGCGCACCCGGTACCAGGCCTTTCTCGACGACGCCGCCGCGCCGATGGTGGCGGAGAGCGCCAGCGAGCCGGCGCGCGCCCTGCGCGCCGCCGCGCGCCGGCGCCGATGAGCGAGTCCCGTGCGCCGCGCCATGGCGAGCCGTCGCCCCCGGAGCGCGCCGCGGCCGGCGCCGCGCCGGCGCGATGAGGAGGAGGAGCGCATGCCGAACCCGCCGGCCGTCCAGCTCGACCGGGTCAGCAAGCATTACGCGCAGGGGCGTGCCGCGGTGCCGGCGCTGCGCGACGTCAGCCTCGCGGTCGCGCGCGGCGAGTTCCTCTCGATCATGGGCGCCAGCGGCTCCGGCAAGAGCACGCTGCTCAACCTGATCGCCGGACTCGACACGCCCGACACCGGCCGGGTGCGGGTCGCCGGCGCGGATCTGGCGGCGCTCTCCGACGACGCGCGCAGCGACATCCGCCTGCGCCACGTCGGCATCGTCTTCCAGAACTTCAATCTCTTCCCCAGCTTCAGCGTCGAGGAGAACATCGCCTGGCCGCTCGAGCTGCACGGCCACGGGGCCCGCGCCGCCGCCGCCCGCGCCCGCGAGCTGCTGGCGCAGGTCGGCGTCGACGTCGCCACCGCCCGCCGCCGGCCCGCCGAGCTGTCGGGCGGCGAGCAGCAACGCGTCGCCATCGCCCGCGCCCTGATCACCGCGCCGACGCTGCTGCTCGCCGACGAACCGACCGGCAATCTCGATTCGCTCACCGGCCAGGCGATCCTCGATCTCCTGCGCCAGCTCAACGACGAGCGCGGCGTGACGGTGATCATGGTGACCCACAGCACCTTCGCCGCCACCTACGGCCACCGCACCGTCGAGCTGCGCGACGGCCAGATCGTCCGCGAGGTGCAGACGCCGCGCGTCGAGGGCGCCCGGGTGATTCCGCTGTTCGAGTGAGGGGCCAGGGCGGAGCGCCGCCGCGGCGTTACCTGGCGCCCGGGGCGTAGGAGCCCCACTCCAGCGCCGGTTGGGTGAAGAGCTCGTCCGGCAGGGAGAGGTCGAAGGTGACGCGCTCGAAGCTGATGATGGTCCGGCTCCCCGCCGCCGGCGTGTGCACCTCGGCGCGGAACGGCACCGGGATCGCCCCGACGCGGCGGATGTCGCGCTGCTCGATGCGGCGCGTCGGCATCGCGTCGCCGCCGCGCCCGAACCACCCGCGCGCCGGCGCCTGCTCGTGGAGGTCGACGCGGCGGGCGACCAGGTCGTCGCGCCCCAGCCAGAGGACGATGCGCTGGTAGCCGATGTCCTCGCGCACCGGCGTCAGCTCGATGACGTGGCACGGCACGCCGTCGATCGTCTCCTCGCCCCGCCGCGCCGCCGTCGCGTCCGCCTCGCTCCAGTGCGGCATCTCCGCCAGCAGGTCGAGGTCGTGATAGGTGAGGTCGGTGCCGACGAAGCCGCTGTGGCGCGCCGCGCCGCCCACCCG
The genomic region above belongs to bacterium and contains:
- a CDS encoding outer membrane lipoprotein-sorting protein; its protein translation is MTGAARHLTCGLCGLLVSGLVAASPALAAEEETARQILDRQRALDEGARRWSDRHQRLAMEVVTPEHAPRSMTLDLFDKKTAPGEQRTIAFFSAPASARGTAFLGVTHPDRAADQWLYLPELRRARRVGGAARHSGFVGTDLTYHDLDLLAEMPHWSEADATAARRGEETIDGVPCHVIELTPVREDIGYQRIVLWLGRDDLVARRVDLHEQAPARGWFGRGGDAMPTRRIEQRDIRRVGAIPVPFRAEVHTPAAGSRTIISFERVTFDLSLPDELFTQPALEWGSYAPGAR
- a CDS encoding ABC transporter ATP-binding protein — encoded protein: MPNPPAVQLDRVSKHYAQGRAAVPALRDVSLAVARGEFLSIMGASGSGKSTLLNLIAGLDTPDTGRVRVAGADLAALSDDARSDIRLRHVGIVFQNFNLFPSFSVEENIAWPLELHGHGARAAAARARELLAQVGVDVATARRRPAELSGGEQQRVAIARALITAPTLLLADEPTGNLDSLTGQAILDLLRQLNDERGVTVIMVTHSTFAATYGHRTVELRDGQIVREVQTPRVEGARVIPLFE